In Bacillus sp. SB49, a single window of DNA contains:
- a CDS encoding SE1561 family protein — protein MGKAVQHPSEQFHYIKNRIHMLNQVVSTMESEDVDMEDFNRVLDMIEQLQMKMTRFKQDWEKSE, from the coding sequence ATGGGCAAAGCCGTACAGCATCCTTCCGAACAGTTTCATTACATTAAGAATCGGATTCATATGTTGAATCAAGTCGTGTCTACCATGGAATCGGAAGACGTGGATATGGAAGATTTCAACAGGGTCCTGGATATGATTGAACAGTTGCAGATGAAAATGACCCGGTTTAAACAGGACTGGGAGAAAAGCGAATGA
- a CDS encoding glycoside hydrolase family 13 protein: MERVWWKEAVGYQVYPRSFQDSNGDGIGDLQGMIDRLDYLKEMGIDFIWICPMYKSPKDDNGYDISDYQDILEEFGTMDDFDRLLEEVHQRGMKLIIDLVLNHTSDEHPWFMESRQSKDNPKRDWYIWKDGKEGSEPNNWESIFDGSAWEWDEKTEQYYLHVFSTKQPDLNWENAEVRKALYDTVNWWLEKGIDGFRIDAISHIKKRPGFPDMPNPKKEKYVSSFDMHMNQEGIHEFLQEFKEETYSNYDVMTVGEANGVSADEADLWVGENGKMDMIFQFEHLDLWDQNAEQQLDIPGLKKVLTRWQKGLEGDGWNALFVENHDKARVVSTWGDDEVYWRESATSIATMYFLMQGTPYIYQGQEIGMTNFAFPSIEDYDDVAAKNLYQKKKEQGVPHEEIMEILWNTSRDNSRTPMQWSDEPNAGFTTGDPWIQVNPNYQTINVADQENNPASILNHYKNLIRLKKDHDLFTYGTYELIMEDDPHIYAYTRTLHDKTAIVFANLTGSVARVQSSFSLDSSALVLSNMEVPKHIQAKEFPLKPFEARVYIVSNN, translated from the coding sequence ATGGAGCGTGTTTGGTGGAAAGAAGCGGTTGGTTACCAGGTGTACCCGCGGAGCTTTCAGGATTCGAACGGGGACGGCATCGGTGATTTACAGGGAATGATCGACCGGCTCGACTATTTGAAAGAAATGGGCATCGATTTTATTTGGATTTGTCCAATGTACAAATCTCCGAAAGACGACAACGGTTATGATATTTCTGATTACCAGGATATTCTTGAAGAATTCGGTACGATGGATGATTTTGACCGTCTATTGGAGGAAGTCCACCAACGCGGGATGAAGCTGATCATTGATTTGGTTTTGAACCATACGAGCGATGAACACCCTTGGTTTATGGAATCAAGGCAGTCGAAAGACAATCCAAAACGCGACTGGTATATTTGGAAGGATGGGAAAGAAGGAAGCGAGCCGAACAACTGGGAGAGTATTTTTGATGGATCGGCGTGGGAATGGGATGAAAAGACGGAGCAGTACTACCTTCACGTTTTCTCTACAAAGCAGCCGGATTTGAACTGGGAGAACGCCGAAGTAAGGAAGGCGCTCTACGATACGGTCAACTGGTGGCTCGAGAAAGGGATCGACGGTTTCCGCATTGATGCAATCAGCCATATCAAGAAGCGGCCGGGGTTTCCTGATATGCCGAATCCAAAGAAAGAGAAGTACGTCTCCTCCTTCGATATGCATATGAATCAGGAAGGTATCCACGAGTTCCTTCAAGAATTCAAGGAGGAAACCTATTCGAATTACGACGTCATGACCGTTGGAGAAGCGAACGGAGTCAGCGCAGATGAAGCGGATTTATGGGTCGGCGAGAATGGGAAGATGGATATGATCTTCCAATTTGAACACTTGGACTTGTGGGATCAGAATGCCGAACAGCAGTTGGATATTCCCGGACTGAAAAAAGTACTGACCCGTTGGCAGAAAGGCTTGGAAGGAGACGGGTGGAATGCACTCTTCGTAGAGAACCATGACAAAGCCCGTGTCGTGTCCACATGGGGAGATGATGAAGTGTACTGGAGGGAAAGTGCCACCTCCATCGCAACTATGTATTTCCTTATGCAGGGCACACCCTATATTTACCAAGGACAGGAAATCGGCATGACGAATTTCGCCTTCCCTTCCATCGAAGACTACGATGATGTGGCTGCAAAGAATTTGTATCAGAAGAAAAAGGAACAGGGAGTCCCTCATGAAGAAATCATGGAAATTCTTTGGAATACATCTCGGGATAACAGTCGGACTCCTATGCAGTGGAGCGATGAACCGAATGCGGGATTCACTACTGGAGATCCGTGGATCCAAGTCAATCCAAACTACCAGACCATTAATGTCGCTGATCAGGAAAACAACCCCGCATCGATTCTTAATCATTACAAGAATCTGATCCGCCTGAAGAAAGACCATGATCTTTTCACATACGGCACGTACGAATTGATCATGGAAGACGATCCACACATTTACGCATACACGCGTACGCTCCATGACAAGACAGCGATCGTCTTTGCTAATTTGACCGGCAGCGTCGCCCGTGTTCAATCTTCTTTCTCCCTCGATTCCAGTGCTCTCGTCTTGTCCAATATGGAAGTACCAAAGCATATACAAGCAAAGGAATTTCCACTCAAACCGTTTGAAGCACGTGTATATATCGTTTCAAACAACTAA
- a CDS encoding GNAT family N-acetyltransferase, with protein sequence MNDIWKFTKMTQQEAETIAEWKYPAPYDFYDMTADEEDYVEFIDPVRRNPETYSVSQGGSLIGFFSFTKNTAVDISLGLHPERTGKGEGEYFLKQVLLFGRSLYGNRRFTLAVAAFNKRAIRVYERCGFSCTKSFEQATNGDVFDFIAMEHQGSRTP encoded by the coding sequence ATGAATGATATCTGGAAGTTCACCAAAATGACCCAGCAGGAGGCGGAAACGATCGCCGAATGGAAGTACCCTGCCCCTTATGACTTTTATGACATGACAGCGGATGAAGAGGATTACGTGGAATTCATTGATCCAGTTAGAAGAAATCCAGAGACGTACAGTGTCAGCCAGGGAGGAAGCCTCATTGGGTTTTTCAGCTTTACCAAGAACACAGCTGTGGACATCAGCCTGGGACTGCATCCGGAACGTACCGGGAAAGGCGAAGGGGAATACTTTCTCAAACAAGTGCTTCTGTTTGGCCGGTCCCTGTACGGAAACAGACGCTTCACTTTAGCTGTAGCCGCTTTTAATAAACGGGCGATTCGTGTTTATGAGCGGTGCGGTTTTTCTTGCACGAAGAGTTTCGAGCAGGCGACAAATGGAGATGTGTTTGATTTTATCGCTATGGAGCATCAAGGATCGAGGACCCCTTAG
- a CDS encoding TerC family protein, with the protein MDAQLLIEYGWVLIVLVGLEGILAADNALVLAIMVKHLPEEKRKKALFYGLAGAFILRFGSLFVISFLVDVWQVQALGAAYLLFISGKHLFDKWRERGKEEEEEVVAVENQRGKGFWATVLKVELADLAFAVDSILAAVALAVALPETPLPEVGSLDGGQFAVILAGGMIGIIIMRFAANVFVKLLKSRPGLEIAAFVIVGWVGVKLVVSTLAHPNIQILDEHFAHSTTWKLIFYSILVLIAVLGWFLSGKKEVQED; encoded by the coding sequence GTGGATGCTCAATTATTGATCGAGTATGGCTGGGTATTAATTGTTTTAGTCGGGTTGGAAGGTATACTGGCAGCAGATAATGCGCTGGTGTTGGCAATCATGGTCAAACACCTGCCGGAGGAAAAGCGGAAGAAGGCGCTGTTTTACGGATTGGCTGGTGCATTCATACTTAGATTTGGTTCCTTGTTCGTCATTTCCTTTCTTGTGGATGTGTGGCAGGTACAGGCGCTTGGAGCTGCATATCTGTTATTCATATCAGGAAAGCACTTATTTGATAAATGGAGAGAGCGTGGAAAAGAGGAAGAAGAAGAGGTCGTCGCCGTTGAGAATCAGCGGGGGAAAGGTTTCTGGGCAACGGTTTTAAAAGTGGAACTTGCTGATTTGGCCTTTGCGGTCGATTCGATTCTTGCTGCGGTAGCTCTTGCAGTCGCTTTGCCGGAAACACCTCTTCCGGAAGTGGGGAGTTTGGACGGTGGGCAATTCGCTGTCATCCTTGCGGGAGGTATGATTGGAATCATCATCATGCGTTTTGCGGCCAACGTTTTCGTTAAATTGTTGAAATCACGACCTGGATTGGAAATTGCTGCCTTTGTCATCGTCGGATGGGTAGGGGTAAAGCTCGTCGTTTCTACATTAGCCCACCCGAATATTCAGATTCTCGATGAGCACTTCGCTCATTCTACGACGTGGAAGCTGATCTTCTACTCTATCCTCGTGTTGATTGCCGTTCTTGGGTGGTTCTTGTCAGGAAAGAAAGAAGTACAGGAAGACTGA
- the ribD gene encoding bifunctional diaminohydroxyphosphoribosylaminopyrimidine deaminase/5-amino-6-(5-phosphoribosylamino)uracil reductase RibD — protein MERDEKYMSMAVEMASSTVGQTSPNPSVAAVVVKDNQVVGVGVHVKAGEAHAEVHALRMAGEKADGAEIYVTLEPCSHHGRTPPCAQAVIDAGIRRVIIASHDPNPRVSGRGIEMMRAHGLEVEMGVLKAEADKLNRAFFHSIQTGMPYVRLKSAMSLDGKIATSTGESQWITGEKARADGHRYRHLSDAILVGINTVLMDNPKLTTRMEGQGSHPVRIVMDTHLRIPPSSQLIQNGEAPTWIFTLENDQKKKDLLEEQDHVEVIRMEGSTIAVDDVLRYLGKKRITSLLVEGGATIADAFVRAGKVDETVTYIAPKLIGGREALTPVGGKGIQQLKNVQSFEVILTEILGDDVKVVSVKKGE, from the coding sequence ATGGAACGCGACGAGAAATATATGTCTATGGCTGTGGAAATGGCGAGCAGCACGGTAGGGCAGACGAGCCCTAACCCTTCCGTAGCGGCTGTTGTGGTGAAAGATAACCAAGTTGTCGGCGTAGGTGTCCACGTCAAAGCAGGTGAAGCCCATGCAGAGGTGCATGCGCTGCGGATGGCCGGGGAAAAGGCGGATGGCGCAGAGATCTATGTGACGCTTGAGCCGTGCAGTCATCACGGACGCACGCCTCCTTGTGCACAAGCTGTCATAGATGCGGGAATCAGACGTGTCATCATTGCATCCCACGACCCCAATCCGAGAGTGTCAGGAAGAGGAATAGAGATGATGAGAGCGCATGGCCTGGAAGTAGAAATGGGTGTGCTGAAAGCGGAAGCCGACAAGCTGAACCGCGCTTTCTTCCATTCCATCCAGACAGGAATGCCTTATGTCCGGTTGAAATCAGCCATGAGCCTCGATGGAAAGATTGCAACATCGACAGGCGAGAGTCAGTGGATTACGGGCGAGAAAGCACGTGCTGACGGGCATCGATACCGCCACCTTTCGGACGCTATTCTCGTCGGCATCAATACAGTACTGATGGATAATCCAAAGCTGACAACAAGAATGGAAGGGCAGGGTTCCCATCCCGTTCGGATTGTCATGGATACACATTTGAGGATTCCTCCATCGTCGCAGTTAATTCAAAACGGCGAGGCGCCTACATGGATCTTTACTCTGGAGAACGATCAAAAGAAGAAAGACTTGCTCGAAGAACAGGATCATGTGGAAGTCATTCGAATGGAAGGCTCGACTATTGCCGTCGATGATGTGCTTCGCTATCTTGGAAAGAAGCGGATTACTTCCCTTCTGGTAGAAGGCGGGGCGACTATAGCGGATGCTTTCGTCCGTGCCGGGAAAGTAGATGAAACAGTAACCTATATCGCACCGAAGCTGATCGGCGGCAGAGAGGCGCTGACCCCTGTCGGAGGCAAAGGGATCCAGCAATTGAAGAACGTCCAGTCGTTTGAAGTGATCTTGACGGAAATACTGGGAGACGATGTCAAAGTCGTATCTGTGAAAAAAGGAGAGTAG
- a CDS encoding OsmC family protein, producing the protein MADHHFYLKAEWPGGRNEVGHIDAGNLKTKISIPASMDGPEVGTNPDEMLLGAASTCYIISLAAMIERADLPLQEMDMDSEGIVDVTNGVFTYKTIIHRPRVVLKSDSDEKQLSKLNRLVEKAEKSCMISRAIEGNVELRLEADVRIADAE; encoded by the coding sequence ATGGCAGATCATCATTTTTACTTGAAAGCCGAATGGCCGGGAGGACGCAACGAAGTCGGCCATATCGATGCAGGAAACTTAAAGACGAAAATATCCATACCCGCAAGCATGGACGGGCCTGAAGTAGGCACGAACCCCGACGAAATGCTGTTGGGAGCAGCTTCAACGTGCTATATCATAAGTCTGGCCGCCATGATTGAGCGTGCCGACCTGCCTTTGCAGGAAATGGATATGGACTCGGAAGGAATTGTCGACGTTACCAATGGTGTTTTTACTTATAAGACGATTATCCATCGTCCACGCGTCGTTTTAAAGTCCGATTCTGATGAAAAGCAATTATCCAAGCTGAACCGTTTGGTGGAGAAGGCAGAAAAAAGCTGTATGATCTCCCGCGCGATCGAAGGAAATGTTGAACTTCGTCTGGAGGCGGATGTAAGGATCGCCGATGCTGAATAA